In Sulfitobacter sp. LCG007, the sequence CCGATCTTGCGGAACTCGGGCGACATGGACCGCAGGACATTGCGCAGGCGCGGCGTCTTGACGATGCCGAGGATCAGGTGCCCTGTGCGCACCTGCGAGGCGCCGAACAGAAGCGAGGCGTAGACCCAGGCACGCTCTGCCGTCTCCTCGAGATGGGGCGACAGGTCCGAGACCGCCGTCGCACCACGCGGCAGCGCGTCCAGCGCGCGTACCAGATCGGCGGCGACACGGCCCTGGTCGAGATCGAAACCCGAGATCAGGCGGTGCAGGTCGCTGTCCTGACCCTGCAGGATCTGGTGCAGCCAATGCACCAGCTCGACATATGGATTTCCCCGCATCCTGCAGAATACGGTGGCGCTTTCGATGGTTTGATAGGCCAGCTTGTCGAGCTTGCCGAACAGGGCCACACGGCTGATTTCGCTCATGGATCTTACCTTCTTGCTGTCGGTGCGGCTCAGGGGAGGGCGTTTTGCGGGGCGGTGAGGGAAAGGTCGTCAGCGTCCTTTTCAGGGCGTTCGCCAATCCAGCTTGTCAGGCCGAGCCGTGCGCCCGCGCCCAGTTGCGTGGGCGGCACATCGGTGGCGCGCAGCACGAGGGTCGCCTCCCAGTCGAGCGTGTCGCCGGCATAGTTCCGGACGAGCGCGGCGAGGCGCTTGAGGCTCTGCCCGCCCGGCAGAAGCCGTTCGTACTCGGCCAGCGAGAGCGGTCCGATGCGCAGGCGGAACTTGGCCTCGCGCGACCAGACCTTGTTGCCGAGGCTCGCGTTCCTGCCGAGAACCGCACCGCCGAGCGCGCCGCGGTCCTCCGGTTCGAGATGCAGCCAGGATCCGACGAAGCTTTCGATCTCCACCTCGGCGGCGAAGACGCGACGCAGGATGGCCGCGAGCCCGGCCTCGCTTTTTGCTGCGGCGCCAAGCAGCCCGGCGAAATGGCGTCGGGCGCTGTCGTGCATCGTGTCACGGCATTCAAAAGCCTCGCCCGCGACGCCGGCCAGCGCGTCGAGCTTTTCGCCGAACGGGTGGTCGTCGGGCCGGTCGTTGGAGGGCGCGGGTTCGGCGCTGGCCCAGGCGCGGTAGAACAGCGACAGCATGCGATGGTGCAGCATGTCGGCGAAGCCCACCAACGCGCCGTCGCCATTGTTGCGCTGCCGGTCACGGGCGTATTCTGTGAGATGCAGCGGCAAGGCGCCATGAGGCCCGAAAAGGCCGAAGGCCTGCTGGGTCAGCCGCTCCCGTCCGCTGCGCGCATCCTTGGCGAGACTGGTGACGGTCGAGCGGGGAAAGGCCAGTTCCGGTGCCTGCCCGAGCCGCACCGGATCCTGCGCCGGCCTGCGCGAGCGCCCGAGCCGGGGCCTGTCGGGATGCGCCGCCTCGATGATGCGCAGCGCCTGGAAAAGATGATGGGACCCGGGGGAGATCCTGAGCGCGTCGAGGCGGCTCAGATCAGCACCCGGCGCCCGCTTCTCGGTTTCCATCGCGCGATGTCCCCCCGTTGCTGTGAGTGGATGACGGTTTCGGTGAAGCTGTTGAGCGAAACATATTTGGCGAAGAACGCCTCGAGGACCGCGCCCAGCAGATAGCAGCCCGTGCCCTCGAAAAAGCTCTCGTCGAAGCCCACCCGCAGCTCGAGCCCGCGTACGGCGGTCGACAGCACGCCATCTGCCATGCGGCGGACCACGGGGCGCGAGGCGACCGAGATCAGCCCCTCCATCTGCCCCGCCATGCCAGGATCGCCGAGTGCTGCGTAAAGCCCGACGAGCTCGCGCAGGGCGGCCGCGCCGGTGCCTCGGTCTGCGTCGGCAATCGAGAGGTAGTTGAGGCTCAGGTGGCTGACCAGCCGCCAGGCATGCTGGCCTTCGGCAAGGCTGTGGCGCGGTCGGGTCGGCGGCACGATGGCGCGGATCCCGGTCACCGGGCCGCCGCCGGGAAGGGTGAAATCGGTCTCGCCGCCGCCGGTCGGCGTCAGCAGGGGCAGGTCGCGATTGGTGCAAAGCGCGGTGACCGCGAGCTGTTCGATACCGGCGGGGTAGGGCGCCTGCTCGTGGTCGCTGAGCGACAGGTAGAGATCGCTACCGAGATAGGACGTGCGCGGACCCTTCAGGCGCTGTGTCTCCGAACGTTGCCGCATCCGGCGACGGACGCTGTAATAGGCGGTTTGCCGGTCCCCGAACGGCGTGAAGTCCTCGGCGCTGTAGAAAGGCCGGAAGGTCACGTCGTCGGCATCGTCGCCGGCAATGCCGGTAACGCTGTCGAGACGGTAGATCTCGTAATCGAGCGGCGCGCTGCGATCGGGCAGCACATGGTAGTCGATGTCGCCCGCTGACACGGGTACCCGGTCGCAGCGCTTGGTGAACAGGTTCACCGCCGGCACGGCGTGCAGATCGAAGCTCGCCGGGGTGATCGATTTCAGGGCCGGAGCGCTTTCCGAGAGCAGGATGTAGAGGTCGAGATCGTGACCCTCGACCCGGCGTACCGCCGTACCGAGGCCACACAGATCGATGAAGAAGAACCGCTGCGGCATGGCGAAATATTCCTGCAGCAGACGGTAGCCCTCGAAAGACTGGCCGGGCACCGGCAGGAGCGCCTCCTCCGGATCGAAGCCGCGTGGGCGGATGTCGCAGCCGAGCGCGACCGACCAGTCGGCGCGGCGGTCGGTAGAGCGACCCGCCAGTGCGACGCCCGATCCGAGGATGGACTCGTAAAGACGCCACGGTTCGGACCCGGCGCCGGCGAGAAAAAGCGTCAGCCGGTCAAGCGGCAGATCCCCAAGCGCCGCGCCGCCGCTGCGGGCGATCCGCAGCCGAAGCGCAGCCTTGGCCTGATTGCCGCCGGCCAGACCGGCCGTCACCAGCTCGGCGCGACCGTCGACATACTCGGCCTCGGTGATTTCCAGCGGCCAGAGCGTCGCGTCCTGCGTGGTCGTGAAGCGGCAGGCCGTCTGCCCGCCCTCGGGCACCCGTCCGCGCAATTCCGTGCCACGCGGCAAGGTGAAGCCCTCGGCCAAACCGCCTTGCGCGGTGTCCGGGCTGAGCCGCGCCACCATCATGGCCGGCGACGGCGCGAGCAGGTGGGGGTAGATGATCTCGAGCAGGTTCTGGGTAAAGGCGGGATACTGCATCTCGAGTTCGAGCTGCACCCGCGCTGCCATGAAGGCCGACCCCTCGAGCAGGCGCTCGACATAAGGGTCCATGACCTCGAGCTGGTCCATTCCAAGCCGCGACGCGATCTTGGGATAGGATTCGGCGAACTCGGCCCCCATCTCGCGGAGATATGAAAGCTCGGTCTCGTAGTGGCGCAGAAGGCGGGTATCCATATGCGCTATCCCTGCCGGCTCACGGTGACTTCGCCGGTCGACATGTCGAGCGCGGTGCGAAGATAAAGATCGACCGGCAGCGGCTTGGCCCAGAGCTCGCCGCGGATGTCGAACGAGATGATGGCACCGGACGTGGATCGCTCCTGCCGGACGACGATCTCGAGGCTTTCGGGCAGCACGCGTGGCTCGAAGCGCTCGATGGCGCTGCGGATCGCCTGCCTCAGGGTTTCAGCACGCCTGCCGCTTTCGCTGCGGCCGGCGACCGGGGGAAGACCGTAGTTCAGCACCGAGCGGGCCGTGTGGGGATAGGCCTCCAGATCGTGCTCGGCCTCGAGATTGGCGCAGTTGAGCAGCCAGGCCAGGTCGCGCCGGATGATCTGGCGCAGGCGCGAGATGTCGATCGTGCGGGTCGACGCGGTGTCGTTGGCCTGGTCGGGCGCATCGTCGGTCAGCCGGTCGAGCAGCGACGGCTGCAGGCGTTCGGCAAGCATGCG encodes:
- the tssG gene encoding type VI secretion system baseplate subunit TssG produces the protein METEKRAPGADLSRLDALRISPGSHHLFQALRIIEAAHPDRPRLGRSRRPAQDPVRLGQAPELAFPRSTVTSLAKDARSGRERLTQQAFGLFGPHGALPLHLTEYARDRQRNNGDGALVGFADMLHHRMLSLFYRAWASAEPAPSNDRPDDHPFGEKLDALAGVAGEAFECRDTMHDSARRHFAGLLGAAAKSEAGLAAILRRVFAAEVEIESFVGSWLHLEPEDRGALGGAVLGRNASLGNKVWSREAKFRLRIGPLSLAEYERLLPGGQSLKRLAALVRNYAGDTLDWEATLVLRATDVPPTQLGAGARLGLTSWIGERPEKDADDLSLTAPQNALP
- the tssF gene encoding type VI secretion system baseplate subunit TssF codes for the protein MDTRLLRHYETELSYLREMGAEFAESYPKIASRLGMDQLEVMDPYVERLLEGSAFMAARVQLELEMQYPAFTQNLLEIIYPHLLAPSPAMMVARLSPDTAQGGLAEGFTLPRGTELRGRVPEGGQTACRFTTTQDATLWPLEITEAEYVDGRAELVTAGLAGGNQAKAALRLRIARSGGAALGDLPLDRLTLFLAGAGSEPWRLYESILGSGVALAGRSTDRRADWSVALGCDIRPRGFDPEEALLPVPGQSFEGYRLLQEYFAMPQRFFFIDLCGLGTAVRRVEGHDLDLYILLSESAPALKSITPASFDLHAVPAVNLFTKRCDRVPVSAGDIDYHVLPDRSAPLDYEIYRLDSVTGIAGDDADDVTFRPFYSAEDFTPFGDRQTAYYSVRRRMRQRSETQRLKGPRTSYLGSDLYLSLSDHEQAPYPAGIEQLAVTALCTNRDLPLLTPTGGGETDFTLPGGGPVTGIRAIVPPTRPRHSLAEGQHAWRLVSHLSLNYLSIADADRGTGAAALRELVGLYAALGDPGMAGQMEGLISVASRPVVRRMADGVLSTAVRGLELRVGFDESFFEGTGCYLLGAVLEAFFAKYVSLNSFTETVIHSQQRGDIARWKPRSGRRVLI
- the tssE gene encoding type VI secretion system baseplate subunit TssE; its protein translation is MADRMLAERLQPSLLDRLTDDAPDQANDTASTRTIDISRLRQIIRRDLAWLLNCANLEAEHDLEAYPHTARSVLNYGLPPVAGRSESGRRAETLRQAIRSAIERFEPRVLPESLEIVVRQERSTSGAIISFDIRGELWAKPLPVDLYLRTALDMSTGEVTVSRQG